The genomic region AACTGACCGGCGTGGCGTAGGGCGCACCGGGGATACCGATGGGCTGCCCCTTCGACATCCGGTTGAGTTCCTCGGACTTGACCGCCGACGGTGTGCCCGGGTTTCCGAGCACCAGCCGCGCGGAGGTCAGGTTGTACACCGGACGCAGCTGATCGGTGCCCGGCAGCATCACGTAGAGCTGGTTGGTGGTGCGGTCGACCAGCAGGCTGTCGCCGCCGCGCTTGCCCAGGGGCTTGAAGTACGCCAGAAGTGCTGCGCCCAGACAGATCACCACCGCCAGGATGATGCCCGCCATCACCGCCCGGCTGTAGAACTGCAGTGGATCGTCGAACATCCGGGTGTCGCGCCGCACGATGGCGTGCTCGACGCGGCGCAGCAGGAACCGCCAGCCACTGACCTGAACCTTGGTGGTGAGCCGAAAACCAGCCATGGGCTAATCGCCGATGTTCAGGCGTGCATGTACGGCCTCAATGGCTTCCGCCATGTCCTGCCCCCCGATTTCACTGAGTTGTTCCACCCCGAGGCTCTCGAAGTCGACCGAGCGCGTCAGCCGCATGTCGCGGCACTGCTCCCCGGCCTCCACGAGTTGCCGCGCGTACCGACCGTTACCTGCGATGTCCAGCGCCGGCTTGTCGTTGAGCTTGCGCTCGCTCAACAACGTGGCCGCCTCCAACAACCTCTTGGCCGCCTCCTCGCTGAGCGCCGAGTCATTGTTGGTGGCAATGACCTTGGCGATATCGACGATATCCTCCGGCGAGTACGAGTCGAACTCGATTCGCGTCGCGAAGCGTGACCGCAGGCCGTCGTTGGTCTCCAGCAGCCGGTCGATGTCCACGCTGTAGCCGGCGATGATGACCACCAGCCGGTCGCGGTCGTTCTCCATGCGGGCCAGCAGCGTGTCCAGTGCCTCGGTGCCGAACTGGTCCCCACCACCCTGTTTGGAGTCCTGCACCAGGGCGTAGGCCTCGTCGATGAACAGCACGCCGCCCAGCGCCCGGTCGATCGTCTTGCTGGTCTTCACCGCGGTGTGCCCGAGGTACTCGCCGACGAAGTCCTTGCGTGACGTCTCGATCAGTTTGGGCTCGGCGATAACGCCGAGGCCGGCCAGGATGTTGGCCACCACCCGCGCGATCGTCGTCTTGCCGGTGCCGGGCGGGCCGGTGAAAATCATGTGCTTGGACGTCTGGCCGACCTTCATGCCGCGCGCCGCACGCACCTTCGCCATCTGGGTGGCCGCCCGGTAGCGCTCGATCTGCTCCTTGACCCGGCTCAGGCCGATCTGCCGGTCGAGTTCGGCCTGGGCCTCCTCCAACAGCCTCTCGCGGCCCGAGTTGTCGGTGACCGCGCTGGACGGATCCCACGGGTCCTGACGCGAGGCGATCTTCTCCGACGTGGTGGTCTGCAGTCGGTAGTTTGGGTCCCGCAGCGCGGCAGCGACTTTCGGCTCCGAATGGCTGGCCTGTAACCACTCCAGCAGCGCCACGGCGGACTCCTCGTTGCCCTGGCTGCGCCGTGTCATGGCCAGGAACCAGGCGATGGAGGTCGCGCAGGCCTCCCCCGCGGGTGACGAATTGGCCTCGGTCAGACGACGTTCCGCCTCGGTGAACAGCCCGAGGTTGGCAGCGGCGACACCGTGGGCGACGCTCGCGGCCGCGGCGAGGAACTTGTCGGGCCACGCGGTCGCGCCGCGCACCTCCTCGATCACGTCGGTCCACCGCTCGGCCGCGGCGTAGACCACGGCCTTGACCCAGGAGACCAGGTGCTCGGCGCCGGTTGCGGGCGCGTCCTCGAGCGCCTCCATCGCGTCGGCGAAGTTGCCCTCGGCCGCCTCGTTCACGGCGAAGCCCATGGTGATCGCCAGTGGTGAGTTCACCGGGTAGGTGATGTCACCGAACTGCCCCCCGATGGGCACCCGGGCGCCGACGCTGTTCATCGAGATCTCGGCGGCGCCCGCGAGTTGGCCGAAGTTGTTGCGCGAGAACCACGCCCGGAACAACGTCACCCGGTCGGTGTCACCGCAGCGAATCCGTCCCACCCACGCGTCGCACGCGGTCTCGTCGTGCGATGTGATCTCGGAGAAGATCTCCAGGGAGCGCGCCGGGGAGTTCGGCAGCATGCCCACGGCACTTCCGAAGAGCCCGGCCAATTGGTCAGTCATGGTCACCTGTGTATCGAGTGGAGAACACCGCGGCCCGATCCGCGTCCGCCTGTTCGGGCGAGGGCAGGTCGAGGTCCCGGCTGAGGAAGTCGCGGGTCGCGACGTCGTCGTGACCCTGTTGGCGCATGCCCTCGAGCATGAATGTGTACTGCGCGGACCTGGCATCCTGCGTCGCAAGACGCGCGATGACGAGGATCTCGTCGGCCAGGTTCGTTTCGGTCATCGTGCTCACCTTCGGAGAGAGGTCGATCCGGTGCACTCGTCCATCCATGAAGGTAGTCACGGTCACGGTCCCCTGCGGATTCGTCACCGTGAAGAGCGGTACCGGCAGCCCGTCGTCGGGCAGGCCCGGATCGGGATCGGGGTCGGGGTCGGGCAGCAAACCGCCGCCATCGACGGTCGGGTCCTCGACGACGTAGCCGTCGAACGCATCCAGGTCGGACGCTCGGTCGTTGGACGCGGTGTCGTCGCCGGACGTCGAGAAGTCCAACGCCGACAGGACGTCGTAGTCGTCCTCTTCGTCGTCGTGCGGCGAAGTGTCGTCCACCTGGGGCTTGCCCTCTCTCAGTCCGCGTAGGAATCGGTGTCGGTGCCGTCAGACCAGGCCACGTCGAACCACGAGCGCGACGGCAGGAACTCCAGCAGACCGTCGAGCGCCCGCTGCAGGTTCTCAGTGGTGCCCGCGAGGAAGCTGCCGTACAGCTCCCCGTTGACCCGCCGTGGAATCGACACGATCCGCCCCTGGCGGGCATCCAGAACGCCGGCCGCGACGTCGGTCTGGGTGAAGGTGCCGCCGTCATGCCGCTCGTTGGCGGTGATCTCAACCCAACTCTTCGGCTCTGCGATGGCGTCGGCGTAAATACGCGCCGACGGCGGCGCAATTCCGAACTGCGCGAGCTGATTAGCGGTGGTGCAATCACCGAGTTTGCTTGCCACCCCGGTCAACGGCTCGACATCGGCTGGCGGTGCCGAGCCCAGCACGACATTCACCATTCCGGCCAGACCGACCTGAGGTGCCACGCGCTGCAGGACCAACATGTCTCCGTCGCGGGCGGCGACGACATGGCGATCCCCCTTACGGCACACGGTGAAGCGCACCATTTTGCCACCAACATCGCGTCGCCACCATCGTCCCTCGAGGGTGCGATCGGCGCGGCTCAGGGTGTCGAGCATGGCGGCGACCTCGGGATGCGGATCGCCGAATACGTTCAGGATGCCCTGCGCCGTGAGGTCACGGGTCACCTGTTCCCACACCATGTCGCGCAGCTCGAGTAGTGGAATGTTCTGCCGAATACCCAACGACGTCGGGAAGTCCATCAGGTTCAACTTGTCGGCGATGACGAGCAGCCCGTCGATGGTCACCTCGACCGCGACGACGTCATCAGCGTGCGTCGAACCGTACGAATTGGTCATGCCCGCCCCTGCATCTGCGCGCCGAGCAGACCCCTGGCGCAGTCGTCTGTGTCGTCGTAGCGGCGGGCGGCGTCGACCAGGCTGGCCTCCAGGTGGTCCGACATCTCCTGCATGGACCTGCCCGCCGCGCGTCGCGCGCTGTTGGCGGCCTCGACCGCAGCCGCCGTCGACCACGAGATGACACCGTGGCTGACCCGCACCGACGTGTCGACCCCCTCGGTGACCTCGGTTGCCGACAGAATCTCGGCGGCGGCTCGCCCCTGCTTCGCCGCCAATTCGCCCAGGTGGGCGGTCGTGACCTCTAGCTCACCAGACATTGGAAAACCCCCTCGCGCTCATCTTCCTACTGTTGTGCCAGCGACGGCGACCCGATTGGGTCATTCCGATCCAAAGTAGCTGTGATCGGGCTGGCCATCCCGGCGGGATCGACATCGACTGCCAAGTGCACCGGGGCGCGACCGCCGTCGGCGGCACCGGGCGCCGCGCCCGGCGCCTCGGGCGGGCCCTCGCCGTCCGCTTCCTGCTCCTCGAGGTTCTGCTCGACGTCGGGAATGCCGTCGCCGTTCTCGTCCTCCTCGACGTCGGGGATCCCGTCGCCGTCGGTGTCGGTGGCAGCCGCCCTCGCGTCCTCGGCCTCCTTATCTGCCTCCTCCTTCGCGGCCTGCTCCTGCATGGCCTTCTGCACAGCAGACTGCACCAGCGAGGCGATCTGCGCGGCACTCATTCCCGCAGCGGCCGCGGCGGGCATGGCCCCGACCGCAGCACCCGGCAGACTGCTCAGCGGGGCCGCGAGACCGCCTGGTGCCGCGCCGCCACCCGACGCCGGCGACCCGGTGGCGACCGGCGACGTGGGCGTGGAGGCATCCGGGGGCTCCGGCGCGGATGGCATGTCAGCAGACTCCCTGTCACCCGATGACGTGCCGCCCGACGATGACCCGCCACCCGACCCCGTACCTGAACCCGAACGACCGCCTGTGCCGGCGCCCTCGGGCTGCGTGCGGTCCGATCCGGATTCACCGGACGAGGAGTCCGTGTTCTTGTCACCCGTGTCCCCGTCACCAGGCGCATCGCCCTTCTCACCGCTGGGCGGCGGGGACGGGGGCGGAGTGTTCGGGTCGGGCGTCTTCTTCGACATGGTGGACCGCCCAGACCGCCCAGACCGCCCGGACCGCCCGGACCGCTCGCCGTACCGGCCAGCCGTCTGCGAAATCTCCGCGGCGTTGGAGCTGACCTGCTGCGTGAGCTCGGTGAGCTGCATCGTGCACGCGCCGAGCGCTTTGGTGACCGCGGCGATCTCCATCGCCAACGCCGCCCCCTGCCCGACGAACGGTGTGGCCGCGACGAGCATGGTGACGAGCCCGACGTCGGCCAGCCAGTCGCTCTGGTCGTCGAGCACGGCGCGCGTCGCCGTGATCTGTCCCGCCTCACGGGCCAGCACCGCGTTGATCGACTGATCCGAGGCCACCATCGCCTGAGTGCGGTCGATCTGGCGGGAGTTGCTGTCGGAGTAGGACTCCGAGCCACTGCCCCTCCAGGAGCCGTTCGGATACGCGCCCGCCAAGGTGTCGCGGGCACCGGCGAACCGGCTGGCGCCGGCACCAAAGCGCGCGCCGTCGTCGGGGCTGCCGACTCCGGTGGTGAGCTTCATTCCGGAGATGGTCATCTGGCCGCCGAACAGAATGGGCGTCTTGGCCCGCTTGAGGAACTTCTTGATCTCGGGGTTGGCGAGGAAGCGCAGCGCGTCATCGCCGTACTCGGAGAGCTTGCGGCCCAGTCGCGCCAGCTCCGCCAACCGGCCGGCAGTGGAGAACCGCTGGAACAGGCTGCCGAGTCCCTTCACGCCACCCGCCAGTTTGTCGGCATTGCCGATGAGACCCTTGGCGGCTTTGCCGAGCTCGAATACGGCCGCACCCACGTCCTTGATGTCCCCGAGCAGGCTCATTTACCCAATCCCCTTCGCCGGCTGCGACGTTACCAGCGGATTCGGGTCCCAAAACGCACCAATTTTCGACACAGTGATGCGCCCATTGGGTCGGTGAACAGGCCTTATCCTGCTTCACCGCGGGCCGGGGTCGCGGCGTCGTCCCGCATCGCCGCGCCGCGCCCCGGCATCGGCGCATGCTGACCTCACCCGGTCCCAGGACCGTGGATCGGAGATCTCGGGCTCGACAAGGCGGCCGCTGACGTCGATCACGTGTTTGCTGACGACCCTCGCCGGCCCCGTGCTGACGCGCCCCCGGCACGCCGTGGTTGATACTTGAGACCAAGGCCGACAGTCGCGTCGTCGGATGTTCGAAGGGAGACCTGCTGACGTGAACGACCGCGACGATGATCTGCGCAGACAACTCGGGTGGACCGGGCCAGAGGAAACCGACTACGAGCCCACCCCCGTCGAGCCGACGTTCACCCCGGCGGCCACACCACTTCCCACCCGGCCGCCGGTCGACTTCGTGGCGCCGAGCGACCCCCAGGAACCGAGTGACGAACCCGTACTCCCCGGCCCGCAGCCCCCGCGCGAGCCGCAGGCCGAACCCCCATCCGGCGGCGCCCATCAGCAGCGCCCCCGCTACGCCCCGCCGTCGGGGCTGGCCCGCGACACCGCCCAGCCGCCGCGCGAGAGCCCTCGGCGCGATGCACCGCAACGCGAATCGAATCCCCGTGACACAGGCCAGTTCCCCGCGGTG from Mycolicibacterium sp. YH-1 harbors:
- the eccA gene encoding type VII secretion AAA-ATPase EccA, with amino-acid sequence MTDQLAGLFGSAVGMLPNSPARSLEIFSEITSHDETACDAWVGRIRCGDTDRVTLFRAWFSRNNFGQLAGAAEISMNSVGARVPIGGQFGDITYPVNSPLAITMGFAVNEAAEGNFADAMEALEDAPATGAEHLVSWVKAVVYAAAERWTDVIEEVRGATAWPDKFLAAAASVAHGVAAANLGLFTEAERRLTEANSSPAGEACATSIAWFLAMTRRSQGNEESAVALLEWLQASHSEPKVAAALRDPNYRLQTTTSEKIASRQDPWDPSSAVTDNSGRERLLEEAQAELDRQIGLSRVKEQIERYRAATQMAKVRAARGMKVGQTSKHMIFTGPPGTGKTTIARVVANILAGLGVIAEPKLIETSRKDFVGEYLGHTAVKTSKTIDRALGGVLFIDEAYALVQDSKQGGGDQFGTEALDTLLARMENDRDRLVVIIAGYSVDIDRLLETNDGLRSRFATRIEFDSYSPEDIVDIAKVIATNNDSALSEEAAKRLLEAATLLSERKLNDKPALDIAGNGRYARQLVEAGEQCRDMRLTRSVDFESLGVEQLSEIGGQDMAEAIEAVHARLNIGD
- a CDS encoding YbaB/EbfC family DNA-binding protein, encoding MDDTSPHDDEEDDYDVLSALDFSTSGDDTASNDRASDLDAFDGYVVEDPTVDGGGLLPDPDPDPDPGLPDDGLPVPLFTVTNPQGTVTVTTFMDGRVHRIDLSPKVSTMTETNLADEILVIARLATQDARSAQYTFMLEGMRQQGHDDVATRDFLSRDLDLPSPEQADADRAAVFSTRYTGDHD
- a CDS encoding ESX secretion-associated protein EspG — its product is MTNSYGSTHADDVVAVEVTIDGLLVIADKLNLMDFPTSLGIRQNIPLLELRDMVWEQVTRDLTAQGILNVFGDPHPEVAAMLDTLSRADRTLEGRWWRRDVGGKMVRFTVCRKGDRHVVAARDGDMLVLQRVAPQVGLAGMVNVVLGSAPPADVEPLTGVASKLGDCTTANQLAQFGIAPPSARIYADAIAEPKSWVEITANERHDGGTFTQTDVAAGVLDARQGRIVSIPRRVNGELYGSFLAGTTENLQRALDGLLEFLPSRSWFDVAWSDGTDTDSYAD
- a CDS encoding ESX-1 secretion-associated protein, whose product is MSGELEVTTAHLGELAAKQGRAAAEILSATEVTEGVDTSVRVSHGVISWSTAAAVEAANSARRAAGRSMQEMSDHLEASLVDAARRYDDTDDCARGLLGAQMQGRA
- a CDS encoding EspA/EspE family type VII secretion system effector yields the protein MSLLGDIKDVGAAVFELGKAAKGLIGNADKLAGGVKGLGSLFQRFSTAGRLAELARLGRKLSEYGDDALRFLANPEIKKFLKRAKTPILFGGQMTISGMKLTTGVGSPDDGARFGAGASRFAGARDTLAGAYPNGSWRGSGSESYSDSNSRQIDRTQAMVASDQSINAVLAREAGQITATRAVLDDQSDWLADVGLVTMLVAATPFVGQGAALAMEIAAVTKALGACTMQLTELTQQVSSNAAEISQTAGRYGERSGRSGRSGRSGRSTMSKKTPDPNTPPPSPPPSGEKGDAPGDGDTGDKNTDSSSGESGSDRTQPEGAGTGGRSGSGTGSGGGSSSGGTSSGDRESADMPSAPEPPDASTPTSPVATGSPASGGGAAPGGLAAPLSSLPGAAVGAMPAAAAAGMSAAQIASLVQSAVQKAMQEQAAKEEADKEAEDARAAATDTDGDGIPDVEEDENGDGIPDVEQNLEEQEADGEGPPEAPGAAPGAADGGRAPVHLAVDVDPAGMASPITATLDRNDPIGSPSLAQQ